The sequence GTTCAATACTGCATCATATTTGGGCAAATAGCACCCATCACATGCTGTGAGCCAAGGgctttctgctgctgctgctgatgatgATGACAATTGTTGGCAATGTAACATTAGGAATAAAAGCAAGCCAACCATTTGTCACGTGCCAATGATTTGActagtaataatataaatagCAATTGGATCATAATCCTGGCAAGCATGGACCTACTGTTGCTCAAAGAAAGCAGCCTTCTGGGTCATTCCTTGGCCAGATGAATATCATGGGAGTTATATAGCTGGCATACTAGATTTTGTGCAGTTTAGTTTGTGCAGCATCCTGTTGTGTTGGAGGGTATGTGTAAAGCTTTGCATTGGCTCATATGTGTAAATGCATGTCACATTTAGAATATTACTGATGTGTACACATACATCAGAGAAGGCAAGTCAGAGAACAGAATAACAATTATCAAGCACATAACATTGTGGAAACATATATCTGGCAAGGCTGAAAAAACAAAGGGaaatcaaaatgtattattcaaaaTGGaattaaacagtttttttttttaattaaatcaataattctataaCAGTTTACAACCTTCTACAATAATTACCACTTCTCATACCACTTAATATTCTTTCACAAATGAAAGCAGGTAAAGGTAATGTGGCATAATTGCCCCTTGTGCTTAtacgttaaagggacactttgaAGGAGTTTGTAGCACAGATCAGCTCAGCTACCGTATATACGAGTTGAAATCTTCTTGATGTCTAAGCTGAGCTGACATTCGGGCAAATCGTAGTTAAGTAACCTGCCTGCATCAATACAAGCATGCAGGAAAATGGGACAGAATTGTTGATGTTTCAATACCGCCATGGCACTTCATCTTcataccctttaaaaaaaagcacacaagcTGACAGTAgctagcttcatattttcatttctATGGGGTAAAACAGTAACAGGGGCAAAGCtcatctatacattgtacaagCCAAATTGCTAGTAAATGTATAGAATAAAACTCTAGTATGTCTCGTTAAGTAATTTGCCATTATAAAGAATCAAACAGGTTCAGGTGGACTGTAGGTAAGCTACACATATGAAAATCGCAATATACTTGCTCATTGACCCCATCTCTCTACCGAAAAAGTGTCTTCCATTGAAAATGTCAACAAAATTTAGTTCTCAGATGAATTAATAAAAACTAATCCACTGAAAGTATTGGTAGTTTTATGCTCTGGTAATTTAGGTAAGGATTTGTGTTGACGGGCCCATTCATGCACTTTGTAACTCCTCTGTCATAAGTTATATTAAGACTGTTGCGTTGCTCTATTGTAGGCCATGATAACCATGATGTCCTCCTTCTCTATTGCAGATGTAACATTGTTGGCTAATGGTGCACAGCAAGATGAAGCAGCATCTTCTCTGGACACGAGACCAGATGATCCAGAAGAAAGGTCAGAGAAAGAGCATAGAAACATCAAGCTTCAATCCACCAACTCTAAGCCTCGACGGGCACGCACCGCTTTTACATATGAGCAACTAGTGGCCCTTGAAAGCCGCTTCCGTAGTAGTCGCTATTTGTCAGTGTGTGAGAGACTCAGTTTGGCACTGACCCTTCGCCTAACAGAGACCCAAGTCAAGATCTGGTTCCAGAACCGCAGAACTAAATGGAAGAAGCAGCAGCCTGCAGGGAACTTAGAGGGTAAAGGGTGTAGCACGCAAAGCTGCCCCATGAGCTCTGGCACCCAATTTATCTCATCCTTCCCATCCTACCCCTGCACAACACACATCTCACATATGAACCCAAGTCCAGACCACCATCTGTCTCCTTTTCCCAGTCTTCTTCTCACCAGCTCCTTCCCATGTTTCCCAGCAGGTGGCACATTTTCCCACTATGTTGGTCCATCTGGACTTGCACCCTTTTACAGCCCTGCTGTGTGACTGATCTCACTAAAGGTCTGcaggaaaaaaactgttgagAGCCACATCAATATTCATCTAAATGGGCTGACGGAAGTTTTGTGGAGAGAAACCGTACCATTGTACACATTGTTCCATATGCACTATGTTTTGTTTTCACGGTTCTTCATCTTCCTCTTTGCAAGCAAAGTCATGTTTCATAAAGAATACGTATGACATTCCAGTAATATATAAGTAAGCTATAATTGACCAGCATTATTCTCTTTAGGGATTATAAGATTGTATCATGccttaatgttaaaatgatgatgatTTTATTGGTATTAAAATATCAAACCTGTGTAAGCTTGCAGAACATGAAGAGGTTCTGTAAAATGACTAAGCATTCGCACACACTTCCCCAAAGTAAAATGCCAAAATTGcttagatgtaaaaaaaaacaaatacggtacatctttgtaaaaaatattaataaatgtgtgcTGTAAGTCTAGATCCTGAAAGGTATATAACACAGTTTAGATCACTGACACTCATGCGCAGAATGTATTCTCGACATCTGAGAATGTGCACCGAAGAATTAAATCAGGGTTGCAGGATTGTGGTCCCGAATCCCGATATCCCGCTCTACCTCCGTCTCGAAAAGCGGAACAGCAGGATAGCATGGCagaatcgggactgtcccacgCAAAGctggacagttgggaggcatgaatAAATCACAGGTTTGTGGCTATCTGCTTGATACAAGTAGGTGCACACACTTTAAATCAGTTCAAAAGACTTATGCAACACCCAGGTGGCCACGTTctacatcaaatggatcagctGATGGAGGTGCGTTGGATGTTCCTTTGGGCACCGGCCCACCATGCTATTACTCGTTGTCTTTTGTTAAAGCAAAGTGAACTCAATGAGTTGAAATATTCCATATAGTCTCAATCCAGATGAAAACATATGCTTTAGTGAATcaaattatgacatcacaagctgCACAATAGTTACTTATCAGCTCTTTCAGGGAAACAATCCCCACCCCATCGGAACGCTTGCCAAGCcggtgctggagctgactggcggcCAAACACGTCTCTGGCACAGCATATTGCTGCAggtgggcaaaggggcaaatgatTACGAAGGGATTCTGCATTATTAGTTTATTAccccatgcatttacaaagaGGATACAACACAAATATGTTAATCTTTCAGCTATCATACGCATTAAAGAGTCTCTTTAAAGGGAATTTGCTACATGTGTCTCCTACCACTGTCTTTTCCACAAGCTGACCCATCACTCCACActaagtaaataaaaagtgtgaAAACCCGTACAAATtatgattaatacattttataaattcaCTTGAAACACAATTGTTTTTAGAACTAGTAAGTACACTAAGCATTAAGTATTAAATGACGCTGCTGTTATTAAGTATAAATAGCTTAAGGTTTAGTTTTTCTTTACATAGCATCGTTTAGTTTGCAGGGAATAGTAATTTGATAATATAACTCCAAGCTTGGAAAGTTATGGGAAAACCTTTGAAGTAGACGAAAAAGGTGAAAAAGGAGGTAAAGAGTCACACCTGTTTCTTTTTCAGTGATCGGTGAAATGTACAAATTAGATGAATTACATGTGTTTGaggcactggcgtaactacaggagtcgcaactgcaaccgggcaCGTGCCTCAAGGGGGCCTGGTGCAACCCGGTACGCACCaatccaggttggaagggccctttctaaactatcaCGTGACCCTGCGGTGAAACTGAtgttgctcacacacactgtgcACGAGCAGCAGGATAGCAAACAGAAAGAAGTAAGcgggagtatgtgtgtatgtatgattaTTAGCATgtatgtctaattgtgtgtgtgtgagcatggatgtgtaattgtgtgtgtgagcatagatgtgtaattatgtgtgtgtgagcatgcatgtgtaattgtgtgtgtgaatgtatatctAAGTGAGgggagatggagtgtgtgttaaaatgaatgtgtacgtgtgtgttagtgtgaatgagtaagtgtgtgtaaagaGTGTTTACATacgtgtgccagagtgtatgttggaagcggggcaaggggcaaaaaaggcacagacaagtttgggggcaatgatggcacataccaGCTGTTGTGGGGGCccgggcaattttcgcaccagggccttgtggtttctagttatgcctctGGTTCGAGGGGCAACTAAAAACCTACATGTTGCCCCTTATTAGCGTTGCTTCACTTAAAGGGATAGTTGTAGTTTCAACTCCCTCATTCACTGTTGTTATAAAGAGTCAACACTGACAGGTTTCTCTAGCAAACAGTTGTGTAATGTATAAGTCAAAGACTGAAAAAATCCCCCTGATCTCATTATGCATTATTCGGGGCCAGCATAAATCCCTGGTGGCCATGATGGCTACAAAGTGTACTCTTTTGgctgttttgcatatttttggtTAAACTCTTTCTTCCAACATTCTACATAAAAACAATCGCAGGCCCCTGAAGGTTTTGGCACCAGTGTTCTATGCAGATTAGTGTATGCCTGCGTGCGCAC comes from Spea bombifrons isolate aSpeBom1 chromosome 11, aSpeBom1.2.pri, whole genome shotgun sequence and encodes:
- the NKX1-2 gene encoding NK1 transcription factor-related protein 2 — encoded protein: MGMLNYDDGEEKLVTGSRNLHTPFSIEHILRHAKSKDQETGEGSQEPPTATEEGDVTLLANGAQQDEAASSLDTRPDDPEERSEKEHRNIKLQSTNSKPRRARTAFTYEQLVALESRFRSSRYLSVCERLSLALTLRLTETQVKIWFQNRRTKWKKQQPAGNLEVFFSPAPSHVSQQVAHFPTMLVHLDLHPFTALLCD